Sequence from the Pyrobaculum neutrophilum V24Sta genome:
TGTAGCTTAGCCTAACCTCCCTAGGCACCTGCGACCTCTTTAGCACGGATATTGCGGCAGGTAGATCCAGCTCGTATACCTCCTCTACACCTTCATCTTCGAGGAATCGTTTAACAACGGCCGCTCTTCCCTTGACCTCGACGTCGTAGACATAGTAGACGTAGGGTAACTTGAGCCAGTACGCGACCTGTGCCCCCACATGACCCGTTGCGCCGTCGGTGCTCTCCTCGCCGGCAACGACCAAGTCGAAGTCGGGCACGTATTTCTCTACCGCCTTTGCCAACACATACGACGTCGCCCACGTATCCGCCCTCGCGTACGCCCTATCTGTAACCAACAACGCGGAGTCTACGCCCATCCCTATCAAACTTTTTAGACCTGATATCCCCGTTGGAGGCGCCATAGACACAGCTACGACCTCCCCGCCGTATTTATCCTTCAGCTTAAGGGCTAGCTCAACGGCGTCTCTATCCCACATGTTTACAGAGAGGGGAACCCCCTCTCTTATGAGGGATCCCGTCTTCGGATCCACCTTAACGGCCGAGGTCAAGGGAACCGCCGATTTTACCAAAACGACGATCTTCATGATTCTCTATACCAGATGCCCATCCCAGACCTTGGATAATCCCAATCGATGTTGTCGTATGGGCAAACGACGCGGCATGTGCCACACTCCACGCAAGCCTCGGTGCTGAGGACTACGCCATCGCCCTGTTGCACATAACATTTCGCCGGGCACATATAGGTACACGGCTTTTTCTCGCACCTCTTACACAGGGCGGGGTCTCTTATCTTTATATGGGGCCTGTATACGTCGACGTCCCAGACATTTGCGTTTAACCTCTCCTCGACTGTTAGGTACTTCATCGTCATAGGTTTCTCACGACCTTCAACATATTTACAAACAACCGCGCCATGTTTACCCTCGTCTTCTTCGAGGCGTCCCAGGCGGCCTCAAACGACGTCTTCTGTCTCTCGCCCACGTTGAAATAGCCGTGAACCGCCTCTGTGGCAAAGAGAGGTAGGTCTCTGAAGAGGAACTGTCCGCTTAGGAGTTTATCGGCTTCTTTAAACCTCTCTAGTTCAGGCAACACGAAGCTATTTCTCAGCTTTTTCTCGTATATGGAGAGGTCTTCCGAAGAGGGGCTACGGGCCTCTCGCACTGCCTCTGCTGCAAGTATGCCGGAGGCCACGGCGAAATCGACGCCTCTGATCAACACGCCAGTGTGCAACAAGAAACCTGCGGCGTCGCCCGCCACCAGCAGTCCATCGTAGTAAAGGCGGGGAGGCGCCATGTTGATGCCGGCCACGGGCGTCATGTGGCCGCCGTATTCAAACAACGTCGCGCCTCTGACAAGCGGTGAGATATATGGATGCAACCTAAACCTCTCCACTAGGTCGTACACAGGCGTATCCAGCTTCTCCCAACTATCTAGGTATATCACAACGCCAAGCGCAATCGCGTCTTTATAGGTGTAGATGAACCCCCCGCCTGGTAGATAGTTCGATGGGAGGCCGGCCACGGCCCACGCCACTCCTTCGTCCTCCGCTAAGCCGAGTCGCTCCTCTAAGATCTTCCTATCTCCGAATTTCCACACCTCCTTAACCCCTAGGGCTACCTGACTAGGCTTGAGCTTTTCCACAACGCCGGCTCTCTCCAGAAGCAAGCGGTTGACCCCCTCGGCATCGATTACGTAGTCCGCGTAGAGCACGTCAGACCCCGACTGCACCCCTATGAACCTCCCCCGATCATCTCTTACAAGCCTATCGACGGTGATCTCGGTCACGATCTTAGCGCCGGCGTTTTGGGCAAGTCGGGCCATCCATGAGACAAAGCTCGTAAGCGGTGTCACAAAGCTCGTCTTTTCGACCACCGTAGACTCCAGCGTGAGAGCCTTGTCTTCTACGAGAAACGTCACGCGCTCTTTTTTAACCCACCTATCTACGGGCGCGTCTCTGCGAAACTCCGGAAGGTACCTATCGAGCCAGTATGTGTA
This genomic interval carries:
- a CDS encoding electron transfer flavoprotein subunit beta/FixA family protein; the protein is MKIVVLVKSAVPLTSAVKVDPKTGSLIREGVPLSVNMWDRDAVELALKLKDKYGGEVVAVSMAPPTGISGLKSLIGMGVDSALLVTDRAYARADTWATSYVLAKAVEKYVPDFDLVVAGEESTDGATGHVGAQVAYWLKLPYVYYVYDVEVKGRAAVVKRFLEDEGVEEVYELDLPAAISVLKRSQVPREVRLSYKLDAESRIKVVTNKELGLETECVGLQGSPTIIARVAESLYPPRRKALLQGQPRDVAKKLVEVLREIGVLEL
- a CDS encoding ferredoxin family protein — its product is MTMKYLTVEERLNANVWDVDVYRPHIKIRDPALCKRCEKKPCTYMCPAKCYVQQGDGVVLSTEACVECGTCRVVCPYDNIDWDYPRSGMGIWYRES
- a CDS encoding FAD-dependent oxidoreductase, with the protein product MKFDVVVVGAGPAGLAAAYRLALAGFKVVVLERGREPGAKSLYGGRIYTYWLDRYLPEFRRDAPVDRWVKKERVTFLVEDKALTLESTVVEKTSFVTPLTSFVSWMARLAQNAGAKIVTEITVDRLVRDDRGRFIGVQSGSDVLYADYVIDAEGVNRLLLERAGVVEKLKPSQVALGVKEVWKFGDRKILEERLGLAEDEGVAWAVAGLPSNYLPGGGFIYTYKDAIALGVVIYLDSWEKLDTPVYDLVERFRLHPYISPLVRGATLFEYGGHMTPVAGINMAPPRLYYDGLLVAGDAAGFLLHTGVLIRGVDFAVASGILAAEAVREARSPSSEDLSIYEKKLRNSFVLPELERFKEADKLLSGQFLFRDLPLFATEAVHGYFNVGERQKTSFEAAWDASKKTRVNMARLFVNMLKVVRNL